Proteins encoded together in one Myxocyprinus asiaticus isolate MX2 ecotype Aquarium Trade chromosome 9, UBuf_Myxa_2, whole genome shotgun sequence window:
- the LOC127445859 gene encoding pejvakin-like isoform X1: MFTAATKNFVKQVGDTGRLVPVPSLSEADRYQPLSLVTRRRRRYFWTKTKYASTPFSLKDILVGEKEITAGVSSYQLLNYEDKSDVALNGPLGNHLIHEVGINVSGSDSVAVKASFGIVTKHEVEVPTLLRELNSRKVDLDHCLIRQSKVSKRTVLCVVMESIRTTRQCSLTVHAGMRGTTMRFQIDDGRNPKGRDKAIVIPAHTTIAFSVFELYVHLDGRLDICVAPESVGGFEREQIQLMYFIYQIQPLNYPFVLPADDRTFEELTQSDMYMDDVMTDYYEKAASMTDLSTTYLRDEKHTRVNLLNHNIPKGPCALCGMGHQRRETVYGCLECSSGGNKYVRLHAVPCFDLWHKTMR; this comes from the exons ATGTTCACAGCAGCGACTAAGAACTTTGTGAAGCAGGTAGGGGACACTGGACGGCTGGTCCCTGTGCCCAGTCTAAGTGAAGCGGACCGCTATCAACCTCTCAGCCTGGTGACAAGGAGGAGGAGACGATATTTCTGGACAAAGACCAAATATGCCTCGACCCCATTCTCACTGAAAGACATACTCGTGGGAGAGAAGGAGATCACCGCAG GGGTGTCATCTTATCAGCTCCTCAACTATGAAGACAAGTCTGATGTAGCCCTAAATGGGCCTTTGGGCAACCATTTGATCCATGAAGTGGGCATCAACGTGAGTGGTTCCGACTCAGTAGCGGTGAAAGCCTCATTTGGAATTGTGACCAAGCACGAGGTGGAGGTTCCAACATTACTGAGGGAACTCAACTCAAG GAAAGTTGACTTGGATCACTGCCTGATCCGTCAATCCAAAGTGAGTAAGCGGACAGTCCTGTGTGTTGTCATGGAGAGCATCCGCACTACTCGACAATGTTCTCTCACTGTCCATGCTGGAATGCGAGGAACTACCATGAGG TTCCAGATAGATGATGGTCGAAATCCTAAAGGTCGAGATAAAGCTATTGTTATTCCAGCCCATACCACCATAGCATTCAGTGTATTTGAGCTTTATGTTCATCTGGATGGACGTCTTG ACATTTGTGTAGCACCAGAGTCAGTGGGAGGTTTTGAGAGGGAACAAATAC AACTTATGTATTTCATATACCAAATACAGCccttgaactatccctttgtgcTTCCTGCAGATGACAGGACATTTGAGGAGCTCACTCAGTCCGACATGTACATGGATGATGTTATGACGGACTACTATGAGAAGGCCGCCAGCATGACTGATCTGTCCACTACTTACCTGcgagatgagaagcacacacgcGTTAATCTACTCAACCATAACATTCCTAAAGGGCCCTGCGCCCTGTGTGGCATGGGGCACCAAAGGCGTGAGACTGTCTATGGCTGCCTGGAATGCTCTTCGGGGGGAAACAAATACGTCCGTCTTCATGCTGTTCCATGTTTTGACCTCTGGCACAAAACCATGAGGTAA
- the LOC127445859 gene encoding pejvakin-like isoform X2, protein MFTAATKNFVKQVGDTGRLVPVPSLSEADRYQPLSLVTRRRRRYFWTKTKYASTPFSLKDILVGEKEITAGVSSYQLLNYEDKSDVALNGPLGNHLIHEVGINVSGSDSVAVKASFGIVTKHEVEVPTLLRELNSRKVDLDHCLIRQSKVSKRTVLCVVMESIRTTRQCSLTVHAGMRGTTMRFQIDDGRNPKGRDKAIVIPAHTTIAFSVFELYVHLDGRLDDRTFEELTQSDMYMDDVMTDYYEKAASMTDLSTTYLRDEKHTRVNLLNHNIPKGPCALCGMGHQRRETVYGCLECSSGGNKYVRLHAVPCFDLWHKTMR, encoded by the exons ATGTTCACAGCAGCGACTAAGAACTTTGTGAAGCAGGTAGGGGACACTGGACGGCTGGTCCCTGTGCCCAGTCTAAGTGAAGCGGACCGCTATCAACCTCTCAGCCTGGTGACAAGGAGGAGGAGACGATATTTCTGGACAAAGACCAAATATGCCTCGACCCCATTCTCACTGAAAGACATACTCGTGGGAGAGAAGGAGATCACCGCAG GGGTGTCATCTTATCAGCTCCTCAACTATGAAGACAAGTCTGATGTAGCCCTAAATGGGCCTTTGGGCAACCATTTGATCCATGAAGTGGGCATCAACGTGAGTGGTTCCGACTCAGTAGCGGTGAAAGCCTCATTTGGAATTGTGACCAAGCACGAGGTGGAGGTTCCAACATTACTGAGGGAACTCAACTCAAG GAAAGTTGACTTGGATCACTGCCTGATCCGTCAATCCAAAGTGAGTAAGCGGACAGTCCTGTGTGTTGTCATGGAGAGCATCCGCACTACTCGACAATGTTCTCTCACTGTCCATGCTGGAATGCGAGGAACTACCATGAGG TTCCAGATAGATGATGGTCGAAATCCTAAAGGTCGAGATAAAGCTATTGTTATTCCAGCCCATACCACCATAGCATTCAGTGTATTTGAGCTTTATGTTCATCTGGATGGACGTCTTG ATGACAGGACATTTGAGGAGCTCACTCAGTCCGACATGTACATGGATGATGTTATGACGGACTACTATGAGAAGGCCGCCAGCATGACTGATCTGTCCACTACTTACCTGcgagatgagaagcacacacgcGTTAATCTACTCAACCATAACATTCCTAAAGGGCCCTGCGCCCTGTGTGGCATGGGGCACCAAAGGCGTGAGACTGTCTATGGCTGCCTGGAATGCTCTTCGGGGGGAAACAAATACGTCCGTCTTCATGCTGTTCCATGTTTTGACCTCTGGCACAAAACCATGAGGTAA